The DNA window gctgtaaaaagttttcttcccacgcacaacggatgctaatgtttttgtcactttttatggaatcaaactcaaagtaaggtcagtgcttccacgctttaaacgctgcacgctcacactctctcccacaatcgatatgtgatccattgttgatctgcacacagctgttgtcacgaacgtcgcactcgcttacgtcactgtcatgagacattctcgcaaaaaaatcacggttttagtcacgcagtaacgcagcgttcctacgggaaagtaatggTAATCTAATTatcgtttttgcaatagtaatcccttactttactcgttacttgaaaaaagtaatcggattacagtaacgcattacaagtaacaagttacaagtaacgcgttactgcccatctctgttgacCTGTACCCCTGGACCTGCCCTTGTTCCCTACTGAGTTTCTGGTGTGAGAGAGGAGTAAATGACTGGTGAGACGCcaagagagactgaggaggagtgAGAGTGTTCCCCTGTTTTTCCCCGTGGATTCCCTGGAGCCCTGATCCCCGCATGCTTGTATATAGCACTGAGTCACTGTCACACATTTCACCTGGTGTTTGTAAATAAAACCCTCCGTTCTTCCTTTGAGCAAGGAGTCCCGCGTTTGAGTCCCCCCAGTGACCGTAACAACTTCTTACTAACTAACATTTACATACATTGATACTCCAATAGACGCACCGGAGAGAAACTTAGGGTTAATATCTTAcacaaggatatttggcatggaGACTAGGGGGAGCCACCCACCTTCCTGCTACAGCCACCTTGAAGTGAAAgattatgttttgtttgtgtgtatcaCAATAAGTTGTTTAAAGTGTTGATGCATTAGGTTTGCAGCCTTAAGACTTTAGTTCTCTGCACCTGTTTATCCAGTACTCCACCCAATACACCGCATCGTGTGTATACGCACACTGTTGACTTTGGCATAATGCCAGTGTACATCACACATTGAACATATTTTATGTTATATATTGTATATACCACTGTTCGTTTTTACTCCTATTTCAAGATATTGTGCTCATCTTCAGCTTCtataaaaataatgacaatGTTATAATATCATATATGATTTTACAATAACCAGGGAAGGCGCtctaatttctttttaaacagcaaaagtcaAGGCACCGCCTTTCATAGGAACCCCCGACGGTGAATTTCCAAGAATCACTTTCATGTTTGTAGAGTTGGCATTGTTTAGCATGTCTCCAGGTCAAACTGCCTGTCAACAACACATGAATAAAGCAGAGCTTTACAGCTTACAGTCAAAATCAGTTTGGTTACCATACATGGAAAACTAACTGCTGTGCAAAGGAAAGATATTATCTCTTAGCATCTCTTTCATGTCATAGTGAAATATACTCAGTATACTCAAATGTATTTGCAGGATTTGTTGTTTAATACCTAAAATATTTGTCAAGTTTTTGTTTCACACACAGAGTTACGCATGGTGGACAATAAAAAGCGTTTTCAGGGTGCAAATTTAAACAGCTGCGCACAAATAATTTAATCATCACGTTAAGGCTGAGGGATTTGGCTGCTTTAGATGGCAGACGCATATAAAAGGAGAAAAGAGCAAGAGGAAAGAACCTATAAATGGAGAGCCACGTAAAGATGTTTTATCACCTTTCACCACAGTGAAAAAAACAGTGACACAATAGAAACAGAAGCCATGAGACCAAGCTTAGTTTTCACCATGAAGCACTGAGTACTGACAATATACAATCTGTGATATGAAAAGTCTACACCATTTGGCAAAGCTGCAAAATGTGCTGTACTGGAAAATATTTAGAAAATGGTTTAATTTTCAGGTAAACTTAAAATTGCAGTGTTTTTTACACCCTTAAAACAACTCTGCCTCAGAAAGTGATACCAACAGCTACAAGACAGATCAGTTTTAGTGTCACATTACTTTGCATTAACACATTTGGGTTTGTGATAATATCAGAAAGAGGTGATTAACATGTACTAGACGGACATAAGCAATGCAAATATTTGACCTGTTGAGTCAGCCAGATTCAGACTGACAGAGGGACAAACCAAACTTACAGTGTGATACTAGACCTGGCCTGCTTGCCATGATGTACCCTCCAAAACGTGTTAACCGCTACTGAATGGCCAGGTTTTTACAGTCTCAGAAGCTTTCTTCTACTTGCAAGCTTGCACCCTTGCACTTTCACCACATCCAcatgctttgtttttaaaataaaaagtgaaattcGAAAGTATGACTCGGGTACTCGGTCCACTGAACGCCATCATCTTTGATTCCTCCTTTGCCATCCAATCTGCATGAGGAACTTTATTTCTCATTGTGTTTGACATAATGAAGCAAGAGGCATGTTGTGACATGTTATCTGACCACAAAAATGCTTTTGATGTTTCATGCatagatatatatattgtaAGAGAGCACAATTTCCACAACATCATTTATGAGAGAGAACAGATTACCGCCCGCGTGTACTCAGTTTTCGTAACTTTCCTATTGTGGTTTAAATCCGACCCTACATAGACACGCAGACAGCCACCAACCACAGTAAATGCTGCACTGACAGCAGGTTTAAACTTGTTTCATTATCGTCTTTGGATGATAACGACAACAGACTTTGCAGCTCAGCTTGTATAATAAATCAATCGCTTAGTTACTGCTTTAAATCATAGAATTTATTACCTTTGTTGTTCTGTTAATAGATCGGCCTCGCCTTAAGTCAACAAGTAAATGACCAAAGCTGCATATGGCCTTTCAGGTGATGCGAATATTGGGCGATGCAGGTCCAAGGTTGTGTTTACTAAGTTGGAGTCAAACATTTGAGGAAGCACTACCTCAGCAATAGAAGCTGGTCTTATCAGTGGTGCCAAacctatttttttaaaggtataaAAAGAATCCCCTCTCTAACCCTTCATTCCCTGTACAGCTACTGCTCTGTCCACCTCCAATTTTTCCTCTCTACCTGAATAACCACCTGTCAGACAGCAATCATGACACAGCTGGAGACGTCCGTGGCTTGCATGATGAAGGTCTTTGATACATATGCAGGAAAGGATGGAAAGCCGGACAGCCTAACAAAAGCCGAGGTCAAGGCTCTGCTGGAAAGCGAGCTGCCTGGACTGCTCAAGGTACTGTTCATTCCTTGCACGCATGTGCTGGGCCATGTACATGTCACCGCTGGGTACAGTGCTGATATCTGCTCAGCGAGGATCAGCCACATAGGCTTAAATTTACATAACATTATGTATTTAAGTATATTTATCAACTAAATATACTGTATGCAAGAGTTTATCATGAAGTTAGAAAACATCCTGACTCATGGTAGGAGTTCAAGTACAATAAAGACACTGAATGATTACAAAAAATTTGCATGCTCGGTTTTGGTTGGTAAAACAGTCAGCTGTTTgctttttgatgtttttatacGGTGTTTCAATTTTTTTGAAAAGTAAAGACAATCAAATACATCTCAGGGTTGTTTGTCATCGAACTGGAACAACGTGATCTTGAAAAAGGCtcaatttgaataaaaatgatACTGACAACAACACTTTTGGCAGTTTAGAAAATGTAGCACTAGTGACATAATCTTTTGATTTATACAGGGAGCACAGAATCAAGAAGACCTGGACAAGTTGTTCAAAGAGCTGGACTTCAATGGAGACGGTGAGGTCGACTTCAATGAGTTCATGGTGCTGGTAGCTTCTATCACCTGCGTCTGCCACGGCCGCCCTTGCAAGAAGTGAGCGTAGTGACCACACCCtgggaacaacagcagcaactgCCTATTATCTCTGCAATGCCTCTTGTTATGTAACAGCTGAATAAAGGGATTTATCTACCTGCACATAGTTGTGATTTAATATAAAAATGCATAACCTAGAATGATATTTACACagtgtacttttttttaaatacagggtTAAAAATGGTATGGGTTTTAGTGGCTTAAGTCCAGCCCTATGCAGAAGCACAGACAAATGCCAAACACAGGAAATGCAGTGGTAGAAAAGTTAAACTCATATCCAAAGCACAATGTTTATCAACaattaaatattcatttaattttcacCAAAGTCCACTAGCAAATGACTAAAGCTGCATATGGCCTTTCAGTATTTGCATACTGGGCGTTGGGAGAATGAGGTTGTGTTCTCAGAGTATGAAACCTGATATGTGCAACATACTTTAGCAAACACTGCCACACCTTTAAAGGTTTTGTCTTCCCAATGTGGCCAAGCCCATTTTTAAAGGTATAAAAAGAACCGTATCTCCTCTTTTCCGTCACTGCCTGCACAGGTATTGCTCTGTCGACcttccatttctttttctctacCTGTTTAATAACTACCCATCAGCCAGGAACCATGACTCAGCTACAGGTGTCCATGTGTATGATGCTCGACACCTTTGAAAAGTATGCAAAAACTGATGGCGACCCGAACAGTCTGTCCAAATCTGAAGTCAAGACGTTGCTGGAAAAGGAAATGCCTGAAATGATCTCGGTAATGTACACCCCAGAGGGCATACCTGTGTTTTTACTATATGCTGCAAAATATACAAATTCATGTGTTGGTGATTGGTTTTGGTGGTTAACTTGCAAAATGAAAGCAGTAAGGACATATCATCCTGCAGCTGCATGCTTctagttgtttttaaaagtgtttccGACAAGTTGTGATGTTTAAAATTTAACAGAAGGTGTCAGCCTAATGGTATTTGCAGACTGATTGTTTAACTTGAACAACAacattttgtttagttttaactgtttttatttgACTAAAAAGTGAGGCCCTATTTGGCAGCTTGCAGACTGTAGCTTACAGCACTGGTGTTCTGTTGGTCTTCACAGGGAGCAAAGGACAAAAAAGCAGTGGATGACCTGGTCAAAGCTCTTGATTTTGATGGAGATGGCGTGGTGGACTTTGAGGAGTTTATGGCGGTGGTAGCTGCTCTGACCTGCTGCTTCCGTGGTGTGCCAACTAAGAAGAAGTAGAGACCACACCCTGGGGTGGAGACAAAAGCACCAACAGCTGCATAACACTGCTGAAATTCCACTTGTTTTGTAACAGATGAATAAATTGGTTTATCTTCCTGAACATGGTTGTAAAGCGTTGTTTATATGGAATTGCAAACATTTAGAAGATTTTTACACCTAATACATGGTGTAACAGAAGTAGTAAACATTAgctgtagtaataataataactcaGGTCCAGCCACACAGAAGCACAGACAGCTGCAAACCAGAGTAAATGCAATGACAGAAGGTTAAAACATGATTCAGGATTATCTTGTGGCAACAAACATCAACCAGTGAAAATGGATTGACAGTGAAGTTAAACCAAAATGATGGCACAGCAAGGTTTATATCTCAGCTGGCACAATTATTACCACATGTAATAATTTAATAactataataactataataataataataataataataataataataataataataataataataataataataataataataataataacttcatACAGAATTAAACAAATTACAGAAAATATCTCCAATAAATGCACACAAATGCAGTATATGACCTTACAGGGAATGTGCATGTAGGAATTGTAGGTTGGCACAGTCTGAAACACCAGCTGTATGAAATACTTCCGTGAGCCCTACCTGTAGAAACTTGTCTTATTGTTGGGGCCCAATTTTACAAaagtaagaaaacaaaagggaCATAGCTGTGCTTCACTCTAACCACAGCTATGTCCACTTCCCATGTTTACTATTTGCTTGATTAACCTATCATGCAGTGGCATTGTCAGAGCTACAGAAACCATGAATTATGGATAAAGAAGATGTGTGATTAAATCCAGGTACAtgtttttcaaaatgttttattgaGATGTTTGAGATGTTTTTTTAGCAGTAAAGCTCAACATAACTTGTAGagcacataaatacaaatatgttGTGCTGAATTTGAGTTACAAAGGACAAAAATGGACAATAACAGCTTACAATGCTGGTGTAACCCCCCCCCAAATCGGATGTAAGAGTGGTAGCAGTAACATTTTATAAATTTTACAGCATTATACTGTAAAACTGAGTCTATACAGCAAACAAAAAGTTACGAAACAGTTTAACAATCCCAAATAttggaaacaacaaaatgtaaTTACAGTGCAGTTTCGGCTTTACATGCATTCTTTGCATGAATTCTAAACATTTAGGGATTACCAAACCTTCTCAAAACGAATTGTGCAAGTACAGGCAAGTATAACATAATCATCGAGCTTTAACTGAAGCACATTTCAGTTCCCGAAATGCATTTCCTGAAAACCTTGGGGCATTTTCTCAAGGCTCTTACATAGGGTAAGAAaaatcaaaaccaaaaacaagaaCGGCAACGGCAGATTCACATTTCCGTATGTGTGCAGAGAAACATGACCTTTAGAAATATATCTGCAGTGGATGGAGAGTTGTTGGAAGGGACAGGAAATGACAGAGTTAAGACAGAGGTGCTTGTTACGACTTAATTTAGCAAGTCGTAACATACTTTCCACACAGACATTTGTATAGGATCGCTTCTTACATGATGGCATCTGTATTAGGGCAGATGGGGTTATTGGGGTGGCTGTGCCTtaggtggtagagcagatcagctactgactggaaggttggtggttcgatccttggctttcccagtctgcatgccaagtatccttgggcaagatactaaccccaagttgcttttCAATCcgtccatcggagtgtgaatgtgtgtgaatgtttagATTGCACTTAAGTATAGAAGGAAGTGGTTGTATGAGTGGGTGTGAataggtgaatgaggcatgttgtatacagcgctttgagtactccgggggAGTAGAAAAGCACCATATAAGAATCAATCCATTTACCATGCCTCTGCAAGATGCAAGATGTTAGAGTGGGTTTGTGCTATTGTGATTATGTAAGATTCTCCTGTGTCACCTGATGTCATTAGACAGCAAGTCTATGAGCTTGAAGTGCTTTGATGTGATAAAATCATCTGAAGCTCAGAACCAATCGGTGACATTTTCCATGTATAAGGTTTTAAATCACGTTGCTGAGTGTAGCTTTATTAGAGTATCACCGATGCTCGGAAAAAGTACCTCTGCCAGGTACAAGCAGGGGAAGAGGACA is part of the Maylandia zebra isolate NMK-2024a linkage group LG3, Mzebra_GT3a, whole genome shotgun sequence genome and encodes:
- the LOC101485506 gene encoding protein S100-G — encoded protein: MTQLETSVACMMKVFDTYAGKDGKPDSLTKAEVKALLESELPGLLKGAQNQEDLDKLFKELDFNGDGEVDFNEFMVLVASITCVCHGRPCKK
- the LOC101485234 gene encoding protein S100-P: MTQLQVSMCMMLDTFEKYAKTDGDPNSLSKSEVKTLLEKEMPEMISGAKDKKAVDDLVKALDFDGDGVVDFEEFMAVVAALTCCFRGVPTKKK